In Myxococcus stipitatus, the following are encoded in one genomic region:
- a CDS encoding DNA ligase: MADIADGEQAQMQGSGSKPYILKNTGGVYSCSCPAWRNQSIAIERRTCKHLRKLRGDAAEDARVGGSAPPARATRPKSAEGDAEESTEKAPPLLLAQPWENDVDLTDWWMSEKLDGVRAYWDGKRFWSRLGNEYMAPEWFTAGLPDFPLDGELFGGRKRFQRTVSVVRRQDKSQDWKELLFVVFDAPGVEADFEQRLERCREWLATAKPAHAQWHPHERCQGTPHLRAELERVEALGGEGLMLRKPGSRYEVGRSHTLLKVKSFKDDEAVVVGHVAGAGRHKGRLGALEVELRNGKRFSVGTGFSDAERGAPPPVGTLITFRYQELSNDGVPRFPSYIGVRIDAAPFPVKEKPKAKR, from the coding sequence TTGGCGGACATCGCGGACGGCGAGCAGGCGCAGATGCAGGGCTCGGGCTCCAAGCCCTACATCCTCAAGAACACGGGCGGCGTCTACTCCTGCTCCTGCCCCGCGTGGCGCAACCAGTCCATCGCCATCGAGCGACGCACGTGCAAGCACCTGCGCAAGCTCCGCGGGGACGCCGCCGAGGATGCACGCGTCGGTGGCTCCGCGCCTCCCGCCCGGGCGACACGCCCGAAGAGCGCGGAGGGCGACGCCGAGGAGTCCACCGAGAAGGCCCCGCCGCTGCTGCTCGCACAGCCGTGGGAGAACGACGTGGACCTCACCGACTGGTGGATGAGCGAGAAGCTCGACGGGGTGCGGGCGTACTGGGACGGCAAGCGCTTCTGGTCGCGGCTGGGCAACGAGTACATGGCGCCGGAGTGGTTCACGGCGGGGCTGCCGGACTTCCCGCTGGACGGAGAGCTGTTCGGTGGCCGCAAGCGCTTCCAGCGCACGGTGAGCGTGGTGCGCCGGCAGGACAAGAGCCAGGACTGGAAGGAGCTGCTGTTCGTCGTGTTCGACGCGCCCGGCGTCGAGGCCGACTTCGAGCAGCGGCTGGAGCGCTGCCGCGAGTGGCTGGCCACCGCGAAGCCCGCGCATGCGCAGTGGCATCCCCATGAGCGCTGCCAGGGGACACCCCACCTGCGCGCGGAGCTGGAGCGCGTGGAGGCGCTGGGTGGCGAGGGGCTGATGCTGCGCAAGCCGGGCTCCCGCTACGAGGTGGGCCGCTCGCACACGCTCTTGAAGGTGAAGAGCTTCAAGGACGACGAGGCCGTGGTCGTGGGCCACGTCGCGGGCGCGGGGCGACACAAGGGGCGGCTGGGCGCGCTGGAGGTGGAGCTGCGCAATGGCAAGCGCTTCAGCGTGGGCACGGGGTTCTCCGACGCGGAGCGCGGCGCGCCCCCTCCCGTGGGCACCCTCATCACCTTCCGCTACCAGGAGCTCTCCAACGACGGCGTGCCGCGCTTCCCCTCGTACATCGGCGTGCGCATCGACGCGGCTCCCTTCCCGGTGAAGGAGAAGCCCAAGGCGAAGCGCTGA
- a CDS encoding MFS transporter yields the protein MSAPPGRWSASVATVLRPLVGGLPRTFWVLWMGTLVNRLGTFILPFLALYLTGERGFTVERAGFVASLYGAGAVVAGPLGGMLADRVGRRLTVAGGLWLGSGAMLLLGFCREPIHISGAAFLLGVVGELYRPAFFAIISDEVREEDRPRAYGLLYWVLNVSTAVSLPLAGFMSRQGFQLLFILDACTTFIYGTVIWLLVPETRPSSGGGHRAPVDVSSMLTPFRNPRFVGLVVPIFATTFILCQGGVALPVDLESRGMDAATFGTVMAVNGLLISVGEPLLLRTTVRVRRLTLLAWGAVFTGAGFALHALSASAGLAAVAVGVWTLGEMIQSPVAPAVVADLAPVDARGSYQGAFHMVWGLATCVAPALGGQVLGRHGAFALWMGCLGLGLLAAAWYLAFGALLRRQAQPWGEPRPAMETPASGP from the coding sequence GTGAGCGCACCGCCCGGGAGGTGGAGCGCCTCGGTCGCCACCGTCCTTCGCCCGCTGGTGGGCGGACTGCCCCGGACCTTCTGGGTGCTGTGGATGGGGACGCTGGTGAACCGGCTGGGAACCTTCATCCTGCCGTTCCTGGCCCTCTACCTCACCGGGGAGCGAGGCTTCACCGTGGAGCGGGCCGGCTTCGTCGCGTCGCTGTATGGCGCGGGCGCGGTGGTGGCCGGGCCGCTCGGTGGAATGTTGGCGGACCGCGTGGGCCGCAGGCTCACCGTGGCGGGCGGGCTCTGGTTGGGGTCGGGCGCCATGTTGCTGCTCGGCTTCTGCCGGGAACCCATTCACATCTCGGGCGCGGCCTTCCTCCTGGGGGTCGTGGGGGAGCTGTACCGGCCCGCCTTCTTCGCCATCATCTCCGACGAGGTGCGCGAAGAGGACCGCCCGCGCGCCTATGGCCTGCTCTACTGGGTTCTCAACGTGTCCACCGCCGTGTCGCTGCCCCTGGCGGGGTTCATGTCGCGGCAGGGCTTCCAGCTCCTCTTCATCCTCGATGCGTGCACGACGTTCATCTACGGCACGGTCATCTGGCTGTTGGTGCCGGAGACGAGGCCTTCATCGGGAGGCGGGCACCGGGCACCGGTCGATGTGAGCTCGATGCTGACGCCGTTCCGCAATCCCCGGTTCGTCGGCCTGGTCGTCCCCATCTTCGCGACGACGTTCATCCTCTGTCAGGGCGGTGTCGCCCTGCCGGTGGACCTGGAGTCACGCGGCATGGACGCGGCGACGTTCGGCACGGTGATGGCGGTCAACGGGTTGCTCATCTCCGTGGGAGAGCCGCTGTTGTTGCGCACGACGGTCCGGGTGCGTCGCCTGACGCTGCTGGCCTGGGGCGCCGTCTTCACGGGGGCGGGCTTCGCGCTGCACGCCCTCTCCGCCTCCGCGGGGCTGGCCGCCGTGGCCGTGGGCGTCTGGACGTTGGGGGAGATGATTCAGTCCCCGGTGGCGCCCGCGGTGGTGGCGGACCTGGCCCCCGTGGACGCGCGGGGCAGCTACCAGGGGGCCTTCCACATGGTGTGGGGCCTCGCCACGTGTGTCGCCCCGGCGCTCGGCGGACAGGTGCTCGGCCGTCATGGCGCGTTCGCGCTGTGGATGGGGTGCCTGGGGCTGGGGCTGCTCGCCGCGGCCTGGTACCTGGCCTTCGGCGCGCTCCTGCGTCGTCAGGCGCAGCCTTGGGGGGAGCCCCGCCCCGCGATGGAGACTCCCGCCTCCGGCCCTTGA
- a CDS encoding lactonase family protein gives MLLEIRPTPRPMSRARSVLWSVMFGCLVALATSPAGAEGPRPGGRFAYVSHFYTHDITAHVIDPVTGALDAAPFAPFAAGERPSFMRLHPNGRLLYALNYFSSSISVYAIHPETGALSPIPGSPFATGVRPINLVFTPQGRFAYVANWGDDTLTAYSVDAVTGALTPLAGSPLATGPHPLSLGMNPLGRFLYVANDVSNTVSGYSIHPVTGALTPVQGSPFAAGSMPFSVAVHPFTGAVYVAHGLSSNVWGYASHPLTGALTPVAGSPFPTGANPAQIKIHPSGRFVYVADWGASTVSGFSVVPGSGALLPVPGSPFAALGGPRFIAFDLVGGRVYLTNIETEGPNISVYTLDAASGALAPIAGSPFPSGSSPSAIVLTGTPQ, from the coding sequence GTGCTCCTGGAGATTCGTCCCACGCCCCGGCCCATGTCGCGGGCCCGAAGCGTCCTGTGGTCCGTCATGTTCGGGTGCCTGGTCGCGCTCGCGACAAGCCCCGCGGGCGCGGAAGGCCCGAGGCCCGGCGGGCGCTTCGCCTACGTGAGCCACTTCTACACGCATGACATCACCGCGCACGTCATCGACCCGGTGACAGGGGCGCTCGACGCGGCGCCGTTCGCCCCGTTCGCGGCTGGCGAGCGCCCCTCGTTCATGCGGCTGCACCCCAACGGGCGCCTGCTGTACGCGCTGAACTATTTCTCCTCGAGCATCTCCGTCTACGCCATCCACCCGGAGACCGGAGCGCTGTCGCCCATCCCTGGCTCTCCCTTCGCCACCGGGGTGCGCCCCATCAACCTGGTCTTCACGCCGCAGGGCCGGTTCGCCTACGTGGCGAACTGGGGGGATGACACGTTGACGGCGTACTCGGTGGACGCGGTGACGGGAGCCCTGACGCCGCTGGCCGGGTCTCCACTCGCGACGGGGCCGCACCCGTTGTCGCTCGGGATGAATCCCCTGGGGCGGTTCCTGTACGTGGCCAACGATGTCTCGAACACCGTTTCCGGGTACTCCATCCACCCCGTGACGGGAGCGCTGACGCCCGTGCAGGGCTCGCCCTTCGCCGCCGGGTCGATGCCCTTCTCCGTGGCCGTCCACCCGTTCACGGGCGCGGTCTACGTCGCGCACGGACTGTCCAGCAACGTCTGGGGCTACGCCTCGCATCCGCTCACCGGCGCGCTGACGCCCGTCGCGGGCTCTCCGTTTCCGACGGGCGCGAACCCCGCGCAAATCAAGATTCACCCCTCGGGCCGCTTCGTCTACGTGGCGGACTGGGGGGCCAGCACCGTGTCCGGCTTCTCCGTCGTGCCCGGCAGCGGCGCACTGCTCCCCGTGCCCGGCTCGCCCTTCGCGGCGCTGGGGGGGCCTCGCTTCATCGCGTTCGACCTGGTGGGCGGGCGCGTGTACCTGACGAACATCGAGACGGAGGGCCCCAACATCTCGGTCTACACGCTCGACGCCGCGTCGGGAGCACTCGCCCCCATCGCCGGCTCACCGTTTCCCTCCGGGTCGAGCCCCTCGGCCATCGTGCTCACCGGGACCCCTCAGTGA
- a CDS encoding FAD-dependent monooxygenase, producing MPLVPKVIVVGAGPTGLTLAAELASAGIPCRILERRAQRSSWSRAFGLTPYTMELLDMRGQADTAIERGLPWRLGPLGDGKSYLDFGRLDSRFPFMLIMPQNRTEEVLEEWALRAGAELVREARVVGLGQDDSGVTLEVEGADGKTWSERASYVVGCDGVRSAVRSLSGIGFEGMSYDCSLVTADVRLKHAPEPPVHAITGARGTVAVFPYGDGTFRLIVLDRARMRVPLEEPVTVEELEESVRGILGVDLGIHEPLWMSRFRSDQRQADRYRVGRVLLAGDAAHTHIPSGGQGLQVGVQDAINLAWKLTAELEGRAPEGLLDSYQQERHPIAEATLRKTDLVFKYEISSAAPLRLVRWLIMQSLKVKALQLPVVKEFAGLTLRYPPPRGSGAHSLVGRRVPDVRLDVQDTAPVRLHELLRQRRFVLMDRTPEGRFAAVVEKGWKDRVVVARGRAWDRADLPPALLVRPDGICAWGLTRAGVPALEAVLHRWCGGPADASVPERTAASA from the coding sequence GTGCCGCTCGTCCCGAAGGTCATCGTCGTCGGAGCCGGACCGACTGGTCTCACGCTCGCCGCGGAGCTCGCCAGCGCGGGCATCCCCTGCCGCATCCTGGAGCGCCGCGCCCAGCGCTCCTCGTGGTCCCGCGCGTTCGGCCTGACGCCGTACACGATGGAGCTGCTCGACATGCGCGGTCAGGCGGACACCGCCATCGAGCGGGGCCTGCCCTGGAGGCTCGGCCCGCTGGGAGATGGGAAGAGCTACCTGGACTTCGGGCGGCTCGATTCGCGCTTCCCGTTCATGTTGATCATGCCCCAGAACCGCACGGAGGAGGTGCTGGAGGAGTGGGCGCTGCGCGCGGGCGCGGAGCTGGTTCGCGAGGCCCGCGTCGTGGGGCTGGGACAGGACGACTCCGGCGTGACGCTGGAGGTGGAGGGCGCGGACGGCAAGACGTGGAGCGAGCGCGCCAGCTACGTCGTCGGGTGTGACGGCGTGCGCAGCGCGGTGCGGTCCCTGTCGGGCATCGGCTTCGAGGGCATGTCCTATGACTGCTCCCTGGTCACCGCGGACGTGCGGCTGAAGCACGCGCCGGAGCCCCCCGTGCACGCCATCACCGGCGCGCGGGGCACGGTGGCGGTCTTCCCCTATGGCGACGGCACCTTCCGGCTCATCGTGCTGGACCGCGCGCGCATGCGGGTCCCCCTGGAGGAGCCCGTCACGGTGGAGGAGCTGGAAGAGAGCGTGCGCGGCATCCTCGGCGTCGACCTGGGCATCCACGAGCCGCTGTGGATGTCCCGCTTCCGCAGCGACCAGCGCCAGGCGGACCGCTACCGCGTGGGCCGGGTGCTGCTCGCGGGAGACGCCGCGCACACGCACATCCCCTCGGGAGGGCAGGGGCTCCAGGTTGGAGTGCAGGACGCCATCAACCTCGCTTGGAAGCTGACCGCGGAGCTCGAGGGCCGCGCGCCGGAGGGTTTGCTGGACTCGTACCAGCAGGAGCGCCACCCCATCGCGGAGGCGACGCTTCGCAAGACGGACCTCGTGTTCAAGTACGAGATATCCAGCGCGGCCCCGTTGCGGCTGGTGCGCTGGCTCATCATGCAGTCGCTGAAGGTGAAGGCGCTCCAGTTGCCCGTGGTGAAGGAGTTCGCGGGGCTGACGCTCCGCTATCCGCCGCCGCGCGGCTCGGGGGCCCACTCGCTCGTCGGACGCCGCGTCCCGGATGTCCGGCTGGATGTCCAGGACACGGCGCCCGTCCGGCTCCACGAGCTGCTGCGCCAGCGGCGGTTCGTCCTCATGGACAGGACTCCGGAGGGGCGCTTCGCGGCCGTCGTGGAGAAGGGCTGGAAGGACCGGGTGGTGGTGGCGCGCGGCCGCGCGTGGGACCGCGCCGACCTTCCTCCCGCGCTGCTCGTCCGGCCCGATGGCATCTGCGCCTGGGGACTGACGCGCGCGGGGGTACCGGCCCTGGAGGCAGTGCTCCACAGGTGGTGCGGCGGACCGGCCGACGCCTCCGTGCCCGAGCGCACCGCGGCCAGCGCCTGA
- a CDS encoding cytochrome P450, producing the protein MTAGAVEARAPRLPGPRSLPLIGWQLEGLRMLGDPPAHFMRAFERYGPVSAWDPRRPRHVYALGPEYNQILFTQSDRYISDSFRESNLPRDSAMERLTFGLLRLNGAAHRKHRTLMQPAFRPQRIDACRDTIVRFTQAELEKWKVGQTRSRLDLDLLRLIMRIAMQTMFGLDPAGDGERLEKLIARLLELASAPTTLLVRVDLPGTPYREMLAVAREIEDILAGLIQRKRAAEAGQVDVLSALVTARDENGNGLTDDELVGEAYNVLCHSTSAASMTWTLFLLDRHPQVMATLQDELRTTLGDAPPTVEQLKKLEYLDLVIKESLRLFPPASFLMRYTSEACQLGGYELPEGAMVFASAYVTHRLPELFPNPQRFDPERWRTATPTVHEYTPFGAGPHNCLGRHMAQLEMKLVLSMVLQRFRPALVPGARIDRAMRISLVPKLGLPMVLHAPDHRPPAAPVRGNIHASVELV; encoded by the coding sequence ATGACGGCCGGGGCCGTGGAGGCTCGCGCGCCCCGCCTTCCGGGGCCTCGCTCGCTGCCGTTGATTGGATGGCAGCTGGAGGGGCTCCGGATGTTGGGGGACCCACCCGCGCACTTCATGCGGGCGTTCGAGCGCTACGGCCCCGTCAGCGCGTGGGACCCTCGGCGGCCTCGGCACGTGTACGCGCTGGGCCCCGAGTACAACCAGATTCTCTTCACCCAGTCGGACCGCTACATCTCGGACTCCTTCCGCGAGAGCAACCTGCCCCGCGATTCGGCCATGGAGCGGCTGACGTTCGGGTTGCTGCGGCTCAACGGCGCGGCCCACCGCAAGCACCGCACGCTGATGCAGCCCGCCTTCCGTCCCCAGCGCATCGACGCGTGCCGGGACACCATCGTCCGGTTCACCCAGGCGGAGCTGGAGAAGTGGAAGGTGGGGCAGACGCGCTCCCGGCTCGACCTGGACTTGCTGCGGCTCATCATGCGCATCGCCATGCAGACGATGTTCGGCCTGGACCCGGCCGGGGATGGCGAGCGGCTGGAGAAGCTCATCGCGCGGCTGCTGGAGCTGGCGTCCGCGCCCACCACGTTGCTGGTCCGCGTGGACCTGCCGGGCACGCCCTACCGGGAGATGCTGGCCGTCGCTCGGGAGATTGAGGACATCCTGGCCGGGCTCATCCAGCGCAAGCGGGCGGCGGAGGCGGGGCAGGTGGACGTGCTCTCCGCGCTCGTCACTGCGCGGGATGAGAACGGGAACGGGCTCACGGACGACGAGCTCGTGGGCGAGGCCTACAACGTCCTGTGCCACTCCACGAGCGCCGCGTCGATGACGTGGACGCTCTTCCTCCTGGACCGCCATCCCCAGGTGATGGCCACGCTCCAGGACGAGCTGCGCACGACGCTGGGCGACGCGCCTCCCACGGTGGAGCAGCTCAAGAAGCTGGAGTACCTGGACCTGGTCATCAAGGAGAGCCTGCGGCTGTTCCCGCCCGCCTCGTTCCTGATGCGTTACACGAGCGAGGCGTGCCAGTTGGGCGGCTATGAGCTTCCCGAGGGCGCCATGGTGTTCGCGAGCGCCTACGTGACGCACCGGCTGCCGGAGCTCTTTCCGAACCCCCAGCGGTTCGACCCGGAGCGGTGGCGGACGGCCACGCCCACGGTGCACGAGTACACGCCCTTCGGCGCCGGTCCCCACAACTGCCTGGGGCGCCACATGGCCCAGCTGGAGATGAAGCTGGTGCTGTCCATGGTGTTGCAGCGCTTCCGGCCGGCGCTCGTCCCGGGGGCACGCATCGACCGGGCGATGCGCATCTCGCTGGTCCCCAAGCTGGGGTTGCCCATGGTGCTGCACGCGCCCGACCACCGGCCGCCGGCTGCGCCCGTGCGCGGAAACATCCACGCGTCCGTGGAGCTGGTCTGA
- a CDS encoding SAM-dependent methyltransferase: MNILQHAYRKLSLHDYRVRAHYGFLAQGGSLSEESMFMNMGFWKDAPATLDEAARALVRLVARTARLGPGDRLLDVGCGFGDQDLLWMEEFGPARIDAVNISESQLKVVQARVLERGMGGRINLWAASATELPFEDRTFDKVVCVEAAHHFNTREAFFRQAFRVLKPGGRVVLADILPMPGQKVGAFERQNMHIKGDNMYTRDVYARKLATEGFGAVEVQSIREHVCPPYSSFLLRRVGEGEMAERMNPLVRWAARAYLKRFGTFENLDFVIASAERPADAAVRSVS, encoded by the coding sequence ATGAACATCCTTCAACACGCATACCGTAAGCTGAGCCTGCACGATTACCGCGTCCGCGCACACTATGGCTTCCTGGCCCAGGGCGGCTCTCTCTCCGAGGAGAGCATGTTCATGAACATGGGCTTCTGGAAGGACGCTCCGGCCACGTTGGACGAGGCGGCGCGTGCGTTGGTGCGGCTGGTCGCGCGCACGGCCCGGCTCGGCCCCGGGGATCGGCTCCTCGACGTGGGGTGCGGCTTCGGGGACCAGGACCTCCTGTGGATGGAGGAGTTCGGGCCGGCGCGCATCGACGCGGTCAACATCAGCGAATCGCAGCTGAAGGTGGTGCAGGCCCGTGTCCTCGAGCGGGGCATGGGCGGGCGCATCAACCTGTGGGCGGCCTCGGCCACGGAGCTGCCCTTCGAGGACCGCACGTTCGACAAGGTGGTGTGCGTGGAGGCCGCCCACCACTTCAACACGCGTGAGGCCTTCTTCCGTCAGGCCTTCCGGGTCCTCAAGCCGGGCGGCCGTGTCGTGCTGGCGGACATCCTGCCGATGCCCGGACAGAAGGTGGGCGCCTTCGAGCGGCAGAACATGCACATCAAGGGTGACAACATGTACACCCGCGACGTCTACGCTCGGAAGCTCGCGACCGAGGGCTTCGGCGCGGTGGAGGTCCAGTCCATCCGCGAGCACGTCTGCCCGCCCTATTCCTCCTTCCTGTTGCGGCGGGTGGGCGAGGGCGAGATGGCGGAGCGGATGAACCCGCTGGTGCGTTGGGCGGCGCGCGCCTACCTCAAGCGGTTCGGCACCTTCGAGAACCTGGACTTCGTCATCGCCTCCGCGGAGCGCCCGGCAGACGCGGCCGTGCGGAGCGTGTCATGA
- a CDS encoding methyltransferase: MKTDNALLKVPARPATGPLTHDDLTFILFGASAAQYLNAACELNLFELLEHKPGLVKEEIAKRLELQPRAIDILLLGTTSLRLTEKVDGKYRNAAVISRMFQEETWDIFKSVVGFEQYICYEGQVDFTESLKSNRNVGLRRVRGGGRDLYHRLSENPHMERVFYEYMRSWSELSNPLLFKHVDFSGVRKVLDAGGGDGVNAIALAQAYPNLEVTVLEIPGTAPLTRRRIAEAGLSERIKVHAGDMFAEPFPPGHDCVLFSHQLVIWTPEENTSLLRRAYEALPPGGRVVIFSSISNDAGDGPLMAALDSVYFAAIPAEGGMIYSWDQYESWLKVAGFKRADRIPCGAWTPHGVVQATK, translated from the coding sequence ATGAAGACCGACAACGCGCTTTTGAAGGTGCCGGCGCGGCCCGCCACGGGGCCGCTGACGCACGATGACCTGACGTTCATCCTCTTCGGCGCCTCCGCGGCCCAGTACCTGAACGCGGCCTGCGAGCTCAACCTGTTCGAGCTGCTCGAGCACAAGCCGGGCCTGGTGAAGGAGGAGATCGCCAAGCGGCTGGAGTTGCAGCCTCGGGCCATCGATATCCTGCTGCTGGGCACCACGTCCCTGCGGCTGACGGAGAAGGTGGACGGGAAGTACCGCAACGCGGCGGTCATCAGCCGCATGTTCCAGGAGGAGACCTGGGACATCTTCAAGTCGGTCGTCGGGTTCGAGCAGTACATCTGCTACGAGGGCCAGGTCGACTTCACGGAGTCGCTCAAGTCCAACCGCAACGTGGGCCTGCGCCGCGTGCGTGGCGGGGGGCGGGACCTGTACCACCGCTTGTCGGAGAACCCCCACATGGAGCGGGTCTTCTACGAGTACATGCGCTCGTGGTCGGAGCTGTCCAACCCGCTCTTGTTCAAGCACGTGGACTTCTCCGGCGTGCGCAAGGTGCTGGACGCGGGCGGCGGCGACGGGGTGAACGCCATCGCGCTGGCCCAGGCGTACCCGAACCTGGAGGTGACGGTCCTGGAGATTCCGGGGACCGCGCCCCTGACGCGCCGGCGCATCGCGGAGGCCGGGCTGTCGGAGCGCATCAAGGTCCACGCGGGCGACATGTTCGCGGAGCCGTTCCCCCCGGGCCACGACTGCGTCCTGTTCTCTCATCAGCTCGTCATCTGGACGCCGGAGGAGAACACCTCCCTGCTGCGCCGGGCCTATGAGGCGCTGCCTCCCGGTGGCCGGGTGGTCATCTTCAGCTCCATCTCCAACGACGCGGGTGACGGCCCGCTGATGGCGGCGCTGGACAGCGTGTACTTCGCGGCCATCCCCGCGGAGGGCGGGATGATCTACTCGTGGGACCAGTACGAGTCCTGGCTGAAGGTGGCGGGCTTCAAGCGCGCCGACCGCATCCCCTGCGGCGCCTGGACGCCCCACGGCGTGGTCCAGGCCACCAAGTAG